The Tolypothrix sp. PCC 7712 region GCTCATCTCACAGTAACGCAAGCGTTACAGCTAGTGCATTGCTCATGCATTAATTGCATGAAATCATTGCTCATGAGCTTTTTTAGCGACATTTGACATTACGTAACTAGTTAACCTTGAGGATGTCTCCAATTTGTGAAACTGTATTTATTGTAACTAAGTAAATATTTACCCTAATATTTTACCAAATTGGAGATCGTAGTGGTTCTCTCTAGAAACTTGGATAAAATTATCACTTGTTTCACAACTATGGTAACTTAGCACCGAGGAATAATCAGTTTGGATTGGATACGCAGATTGTGTATGGTAAGATGCAACGGCAACCGATTTAGCAGCAGGCAAGCTTTTCATCAGCAATAGCAACATATTTTGCTTTTATAAGGGAAAAATAGCCAATCTGCACAATTTGAAGGGTCTAAAGGCCCGATGCCAGAACATTTACTCAACTAGATTTGAAATTGCTATGTTGTGGCTTCGGCGAAGGATTAGCCTGCGATCGCAACGCTTCGCAATTTTTCAGATCAATAGTAAATATTCAGTAACTTCCCTACTAAAACTTAGGTTACTGCAAAATTCATAAAAAGGGAAAAGAAATATGTGAATTTTGTGAAAAGTAAATGAAGGAATTATGAAATAGAGCTATCTACATTAAAAATGTTATTCAAAAATAAATATTTATTTGGTTTATCCGGTTAACTAAAAAATGTACAGAAGATATCATTTTTTAGTTGATTTTTAATACCTGTACGGTAATCATCAATTGAGAAAAAATTGAGCCAGTCAGGGGCAATTTCACCCCTTGGAGCAAGTTTAACCCCGCACATGGCGCTGGCTTACCTACGTAGATTTTACAAATGGTGCAGGAATTCTCTAGTTGTTCTATGTATAGGTAATAATAAGAACAATGCATTTCGAGAGTAAGAAATGACTGTAAGCCCTAACCTATCAGAGTTGCTTCAGCAAGGACATGACCAACTGGATGGGGGAAATTACCACCAAGCTTTAGATACTTTTTACCAAGCGGCTGCACTAGAAGCCCAAAATCCACAGGTATTATATGGCTTGGGTTTAGCTTGCTATCGACTTGAACAATATCAAGATGCCATAGGATATTGCAGCCAAGCTTTGATAATTGAGCCAAACTACATTTTGGCATTAGCTAGGCGCGGATTGGCTTACAAACAGCTAGAGCAAACACAGTTAGCACAGGCTGACTTTGAGCAAGTTATCGCACTTACCCCTCAAGATGCAGAAGATTGGCATGGTAAGGGAATTACTCTATGGGCGTTAGAACAATATGAAGATGCGATTGTATATTACAACAAAGCTATAGAAATTAAACCTGACTATCACCGTGCTTGGTACAGCTGCGGACTAGCGTTGGAACAATTGAGGCGATATGAAGATGCACTTACATCGTTTAACAAAGCAATAGAAATCAACCCCGACTATTGCCATGCTTGGAATGATAAGGGAATGGCACTGAGTAATTTAAGTAGATATCGAAGATGCGATCTGATCGCAATCTTAGCAACACGGTGGCGATCGCAGGTGTCGGATTAGCGACTAGCCAAGTAGCATCTTCCATCATTCTTGCCCAAGAACCCCCACCCCCAGATATTCCCTTTTTCCAAACTCCGGCGTTTTGGTGGAGTCTCACAACTGGCGTAGTTGCTAGCCTCATTCTTTGGAGTATTCTGCGTTTGTATCGCCTGATTGCCAATCGCTTTCAATAAAAGCGACGGGAAACTCTATCGCCTTGTGGGTGGACAGGGATAGTCGCACCGTCGCTTGGGGCATTGGGCATTGGGCATTGGGCATGGGAGGATTGATTGTTATTGTTCCTTGTGGGTGTGTGGTTCGTTAAAATTAACTAGCATTCACTTAATTAGCAGCACTTCTAGATAGGGTGACCGAATTTAATTTACAAGTCCAAGACAGCAGCGAACGCCTTGATCGCTACCTTAGCCAAGAGTTACCAGATTTATCCCGTTCGCGTATTCAACAGTTAATCGAACAGGGTAATGTGCAGCTGAATGGTAAAGTTTGCACATCGAAAAAAATTAATGTGAAAACAGGCGATCGCATTACTCTAGAAATACCAGAAGCTCAACCCCTACAACTGCAAGCGGAAGATATTGCTTTAGATATTCTCTATGAAGATGATCAGCTACTTATTCTCAATAAACCCGCAGGTTTAGTTGTCCATCCTGCACCTGGTCATCCTGATGGAACTCTCGTTAATGCTTTATTAGCACATTGTCCCAATCTTCCGGGAATTGGGGGTGTGCAGCGTCCGGGGATTGTCCACCGTTTAGACAAGGATACAACAGGTGCGATCGCGATCGCTAAAACAGATATCGCCTATCAACACCTGCAAGCACAACTCCAAGCTAAAACTGCACGACGTGAATATTTGGGTGTCGTTTACGGTGCGCCAAAAGCCGAAAGTGGTGTGATAGATTTTCCGATTGGTCGCCACCGCCAAGACCGCAAAAAAATGGCAGTGGTTCCCATCGAAGAAGGCGGACGCAATGCAATTACCCATTGGCAAGTCCGAGAACGGCTTGGTAATTACACATTAATTCACTTTCAACTCGAAACAGGACGCACCCATCAAATTCGCGTCCACAGCGCCAAAATTGGGCATCCCATTGTTGGCGACCCAGTTTATGGTTCT contains the following coding sequences:
- a CDS encoding tetratricopeptide repeat protein, giving the protein MTVSPNLSELLQQGHDQLDGGNYHQALDTFYQAAALEAQNPQVLYGLGLACYRLEQYQDAIGYCSQALIIEPNYILALARRGLAYKQLEQTQLAQADFEQVIALTPQDAEDWHGKGITLWALEQYEDAIVYYNKAIEIKPDYHRAWYSCGLALEQLRRYEDALTSFNKAIEINPDYCHAWNDKGMALSNLSRYRRCDLIAILATRWRSQVSD
- a CDS encoding RluA family pseudouridine synthase, whose product is MTEFNLQVQDSSERLDRYLSQELPDLSRSRIQQLIEQGNVQLNGKVCTSKKINVKTGDRITLEIPEAQPLQLQAEDIALDILYEDDQLLILNKPAGLVVHPAPGHPDGTLVNALLAHCPNLPGIGGVQRPGIVHRLDKDTTGAIAIAKTDIAYQHLQAQLQAKTARREYLGVVYGAPKAESGVIDFPIGRHRQDRKKMAVVPIEEGGRNAITHWQVRERLGNYTLIHFQLETGRTHQIRVHSAKIGHPIVGDPVYGSGRSIGVNLPGQALHAWRLKLQHPISGDLIEVTAPPPQTFVTLLEVLRRRAFSSAALERRD